The Antedon mediterranea chromosome 7, ecAntMedi1.1, whole genome shotgun sequence genome has a segment encoding these proteins:
- the LOC140055248 gene encoding beta-microseminoprotein-like: MQMIIQVSLLTLTVLHVAYANKYGCPMYKATELMAGPQKCKDVDGNEHRIGDTWRTKDCKNCECYDYYHACCDLKPQYVDWKYAPDGCTSIWNTLTCEEEFVLEYDENIPCPYTDSK, encoded by the exons ATGCAGATGATTATTCAAGTTAGTCTGTTAACGTTGACAGTGTTGCACGTGGCATACGCTAACAAATATGGTTGCCCGATGTACAAAGCAACGGAGTTGATGGCTGGCCCAC aGAAATGTAAGGATGTGGACGGCAACGAACACAGAATAGGCGATACTTGGCGCACAAAGGATTGCAAGAACTGTGAATGCTATGACTATTACCATGCGTGCTGTGACCT caaACCTCAATACGTTGATTGGAAATACGCTCCTGACGGTTGTACATCAATATGGAACACTCTCACTTGCGAAGAAGAATTTGTTTTGGAATATGACGAAAATATTCCATGTCCATACACTGACAGCAAATGA
- the LOC140055249 gene encoding beta-microseminoprotein A1-like: protein MRTSVCLLISLLSFLMIAKVRSMECEAAFDKYACKYGNEEYALGDQWKTKDCKECNCHGAFSICCTLVPKYFDWFDPPKGCRFIWDEAECKSRAVDEFDENKPCPDYDY, encoded by the exons ATGAGGACTTCGGTGTGTCTTTTGATATCTCTTCTGTCTTTTCTTATGATCGCCAAAGTAAGATCGATGGAATGTGAGGCAGCATTTGATAAAT ACGCCTGTAAGTACGGTAACGAAGAGTATGCCTTAGGAGACCAGTGGAAGACAAAGGACTGCAAGGAATGCAACTGTCATGGAGCCTTCTCAATTTGTTGTACACT CGTACCAAAATACTTTGATTGGTTTGATCCACCAAAGGGTTGTCGGTTTATTTGGGATGAAGCTGAATGTAAAAGCAGAGCAGTCGATGAGTTTGATGAAAATAAACCATGTCCCGACTATGACTACTAA